A single genomic interval of Rosistilla ulvae harbors:
- a CDS encoding diacylglycerol/lipid kinase family protein yields the protein MNESPEVVLICTSPKAGSGQRRDLVPKLAHALTQRGLEVRSTSNIDQLAADAKSLTAAGRLKGVVAAGGDGTLSLVVSRLPAESPVMPLPLGTENLMARYLGHRPSAEDAADTIMRQRTVVMDASLADERLFLIMCSCGFDAEVVRRLHTTRSGHIWKLSYLAPVLRSMIGYHFPSLRLIDRQSDEQPVPARWAFVFNVPRYAVGLPIAAWADGTDGWLDSVTFDKGSVYRALHYLAHIFRRSHHTLDGTIIGRSRRFTIEPTDPGAKIPYQLDGDFAGYLPVEIAVQPSRVTMLLPQHCPVGFKTDTGSHHTTNAQPSREPSARQLT from the coding sequence ATGAACGAGTCGCCTGAAGTCGTATTGATCTGCACTAGCCCCAAGGCGGGTTCAGGGCAGCGTCGCGACCTGGTGCCCAAACTGGCCCATGCGCTCACCCAGCGTGGACTGGAGGTGCGGAGCACTTCGAACATCGACCAATTAGCGGCGGATGCAAAGTCGTTGACTGCCGCGGGACGATTGAAGGGAGTGGTCGCCGCCGGGGGAGACGGGACGTTATCGCTTGTCGTATCGCGCTTGCCAGCGGAATCGCCAGTCATGCCGCTGCCGCTGGGGACCGAAAACCTGATGGCGCGTTACCTGGGGCATCGACCCAGTGCCGAAGATGCTGCCGACACGATCATGCGACAGCGGACGGTGGTGATGGATGCGTCGCTCGCCGACGAGCGGCTGTTCCTGATCATGTGCAGCTGTGGCTTTGACGCAGAGGTGGTTCGGCGATTGCACACAACACGCAGCGGCCACATCTGGAAGCTCAGCTACCTCGCTCCCGTCCTGCGGTCGATGATCGGTTACCACTTCCCCTCACTACGATTAATCGATCGCCAGAGCGACGAACAGCCAGTGCCGGCGCGATGGGCGTTCGTATTTAATGTGCCCCGTTACGCCGTCGGGCTTCCGATCGCAGCCTGGGCCGACGGGACCGACGGCTGGCTCGATTCGGTCACGTTCGACAAGGGATCAGTCTATCGGGCCCTGCACTATCTGGCGCATATCTTTCGGCGGTCGCATCACACGCTCGACGGAACCATCATCGGCCGCAGCCGACGATTTACCATCGAACCGACCGATCCGGGCGCCAAGATCCCCTATCAACTCGATGGCGACTTCGCCGGCTACCTGCCCGTCGAGATCGCAGTCCAGCCGTCGCGAGTCACGATGCTGTTGCCGCAACATTGCCCCGTCGGATTCAAGACCGACACCGGCAGCCATCACACAACAAACGCCCAGCCCAGCCGAGAACCATCAGCCCGGCAGCTAACGTAG
- the pheT gene encoding phenylalanine--tRNA ligase subunit beta, translated as MLVSWNWLRRYVDLPMTEPELSERLSMTGLNHEGTEVVDGETVIDLEVTSNRGDCLGHIGVAREISVLYELPLCKPQPEPAEGSGKASDSIRVTNVFSDACPRYTARVIRGVKVGPSPDWLAEALRAVGIGSVNNVVDITNFVLMECGQPLHAFDLAKLAGDEIVVRPARPEEEIEAIDHKTYTLDPEMCVIADRDRAVAVAGVMGGASTEVTESTTDLLIESAVFTPLSVRRTARKLKLHSPSSFRFERRVDPQGVDWASRRCCELILEIAGGTLEQGVVDTEPELPTPTNVCLRLAQVERVLGVKVPDDEIRKILTALGCDEQTADVDKIHTCPPSWRHDLTREIDLIEEIARIYGYEKIPDDSPIPVAASQKRPFDEAVSKIRDVLVGSGISEAMTPSVVPADVDELVSPWTDRQPLTTETALLKGAKTLRRSILPSLLDSRHANQAASGADAELFEVAHIYVPPAEVDGLPEEQYCVAGVSGQDFYQVKGIVETLLRRLGIAAVPDVRQVEVHGLDKAWSIELTIAGELIGYVGQLCPDVQKSLKLEKATTCFELNLDAMLAAAHLVPQFRSVSPFPSVSRDLNLVVDEAIRWVDLAASVRAAVGPVLADLKYVETYRDPAKDGEGKKRILMSIDLQSPDSTLTNAQADAIRGDVVDRCNADHGAVLLG; from the coding sequence ATGCTTGTATCTTGGAATTGGCTTCGCCGTTACGTCGACCTTCCGATGACCGAACCCGAGCTCTCCGAACGCTTGAGCATGACGGGGCTGAATCACGAGGGGACCGAAGTCGTCGATGGCGAAACCGTCATCGATCTGGAAGTCACCAGCAACCGCGGCGATTGTCTGGGACACATCGGTGTGGCCCGCGAGATCTCGGTGCTGTACGAACTGCCGCTCTGCAAGCCGCAGCCCGAACCGGCCGAAGGCTCCGGCAAGGCGAGCGATTCGATTCGCGTCACCAACGTTTTTTCCGACGCCTGCCCACGCTATACAGCTCGCGTGATCCGCGGCGTAAAAGTTGGCCCCAGCCCCGATTGGCTGGCCGAAGCGCTGCGTGCTGTCGGCATCGGCAGTGTCAACAATGTCGTCGACATCACCAATTTTGTCCTGATGGAATGCGGCCAGCCGCTGCACGCGTTTGACCTCGCAAAGTTGGCTGGCGATGAGATCGTCGTCCGTCCGGCGCGGCCCGAGGAAGAGATCGAAGCGATCGATCACAAAACGTACACGTTGGATCCGGAGATGTGTGTGATCGCCGATCGCGATCGCGCCGTTGCAGTCGCCGGAGTGATGGGGGGCGCGTCGACCGAAGTTACCGAGTCGACGACCGATCTGTTGATCGAATCCGCCGTATTCACTCCGCTCAGCGTCCGCCGGACCGCTCGCAAGTTGAAGCTGCACAGCCCGTCGTCGTTCCGTTTTGAGCGTCGCGTCGATCCGCAAGGCGTCGATTGGGCAAGTCGCCGTTGCTGCGAATTGATCCTCGAAATCGCTGGCGGAACTCTGGAGCAGGGAGTTGTCGACACGGAACCTGAGCTGCCCACACCGACCAACGTCTGCCTGCGGCTAGCGCAAGTCGAGCGAGTCCTGGGCGTCAAAGTTCCCGACGACGAGATCCGCAAGATCCTCACCGCCCTAGGCTGCGATGAGCAGACTGCGGATGTCGACAAGATCCACACCTGCCCGCCGTCGTGGCGACACGACCTGACGCGTGAGATCGATCTGATCGAAGAGATCGCGCGGATCTACGGATACGAAAAGATTCCCGACGACAGTCCGATTCCGGTCGCCGCCAGCCAGAAGCGTCCGTTCGATGAAGCGGTCTCCAAGATTCGCGACGTCCTTGTCGGATCGGGAATCAGCGAAGCGATGACGCCTAGCGTTGTCCCAGCTGACGTCGATGAACTCGTCAGCCCCTGGACCGATCGCCAGCCGCTGACGACAGAAACGGCGCTACTGAAAGGAGCCAAGACGCTCCGCCGCAGCATCCTGCCGAGCTTGCTGGACAGCCGCCACGCCAACCAAGCCGCCTCGGGTGCGGATGCGGAACTTTTCGAAGTCGCTCACATCTACGTTCCGCCAGCGGAAGTCGACGGCTTGCCCGAAGAACAGTACTGCGTCGCTGGTGTTTCGGGGCAGGACTTCTATCAAGTCAAAGGAATCGTCGAGACGCTGCTGCGACGACTGGGAATCGCCGCGGTTCCCGACGTTCGCCAAGTCGAAGTCCACGGACTCGACAAAGCCTGGTCGATCGAACTGACGATCGCAGGCGAATTGATCGGCTACGTCGGACAGTTGTGCCCGGATGTCCAGAAGAGCTTGAAGCTTGAAAAAGCAACGACCTGTTTCGAACTGAACCTCGACGCGATGCTCGCCGCGGCGCACCTGGTCCCTCAGTTCCGCAGCGTCAGCCCCTTCCCATCGGTCTCGCGCGACCTGAATCTTGTCGTCGACGAAGCGATCCGCTGGGTCGATCTGGCCGCCAGCGTCCGCGCTGCAGTCGGGCCTGTCCTGGCTGACCTCAAGTATGTCGAAACCTACCGCGATCCGGCAAAAGATGGCGAAGGGAAGAAGCGGATTCTAATGAGCATCGATCTGCAAAGCCCCGACAGCACGCTAACCAATGCTCAAGCCGACGCAATTCGAGGCGACGTCGTCGACCGCTGCAACGCCGACCACGGCGCAGTCCTACTAGGCTAG
- the pheS gene encoding phenylalanine--tRNA ligase subunit alpha, with the protein MALADFIRSLDDLESQAVAAFREATDNDGLEEVRIRFLGAKNGQLKSVQQQMSSVDGPDKKAAGMRLNAAKGNIQASFEQAVEQLSQRAQKSGPAPDPTLPGNPVRLGHVHPVTQTIEHLKEIMGRMGFEVVEGPEVEDPWHNFVALNIPEDHPARDPLDNFYLATAERNGSGKTYAEGDRLLRSQTSTVQIRVMENRQPPIRVISLGRVYRPDEADATHYPMFHQMEGLLIDRGVTMANLKTVLNMFATSYLGEEVKVRFRPSFFPFTEPSVEVDYWWNGSWIEFGGAGMVDPAVLTAVGYDPEEVTGFAFGLGVERLCMRRHAVTDIRDLFSGDIRFLSQF; encoded by the coding sequence ATGGCACTCGCAGACTTCATTCGATCGCTAGACGATCTTGAATCCCAAGCGGTCGCGGCGTTTCGCGAAGCGACCGATAACGACGGACTCGAAGAAGTTCGAATCCGTTTTCTCGGTGCCAAAAACGGCCAGTTGAAATCGGTCCAGCAGCAGATGAGTTCGGTCGATGGACCGGACAAAAAGGCTGCTGGCATGCGACTCAACGCGGCCAAGGGGAACATCCAAGCATCGTTCGAGCAAGCTGTCGAACAGCTTTCTCAGCGGGCCCAGAAATCGGGCCCCGCTCCCGACCCAACGCTCCCTGGCAATCCTGTTCGCTTGGGACACGTTCACCCCGTCACTCAGACGATCGAACATCTCAAAGAGATCATGGGGCGGATGGGGTTTGAAGTCGTCGAAGGTCCCGAAGTCGAGGATCCTTGGCACAACTTCGTCGCTCTGAACATTCCCGAAGATCACCCCGCTCGCGATCCGCTGGATAACTTCTACCTGGCCACTGCGGAACGCAATGGCAGCGGCAAGACGTACGCCGAAGGTGACCGGTTGCTGCGCAGCCAAACCAGCACGGTTCAGATTCGCGTGATGGAAAACCGCCAGCCGCCGATCCGCGTGATCTCGCTGGGCCGCGTCTACCGTCCCGATGAAGCCGACGCCACGCACTATCCGATGTTCCACCAAATGGAAGGTCTGTTGATCGATCGCGGCGTCACGATGGCCAACCTGAAGACCGTACTGAACATGTTCGCCACCAGCTATCTGGGCGAAGAGGTTAAGGTCCGCTTCCGGCCGTCGTTTTTCCCGTTCACCGAACCGAGCGTCGAAGTCGATTACTGGTGGAACGGCTCCTGGATCGAATTTGGCGGCGCCGGCATGGTCGACCCCGCCGTTCTCACCGCAGTCGGTTATGACCCCGAAGAGGTCACCGGATTTGCATTTGGTCTGGGCGTCGAACGCCTCTGCATGCGACGCCATGCGGTCACCGACATCCGCGATCTTTTCAGCGGCGACATTCGGTTCCTCAGCCAGTTCTGA
- the rplT gene encoding 50S ribosomal protein L20, with the protein MRTTKGAARTQAKKRLFKRAKGFVGGRGTLLRTVKETLLRSGAYAFRDRRVKKRNFRRLWITRISAACQQREMRYSQFMYGLKKADIQLDRKQLSELAIHDPQAFDVIVEQAKAAIA; encoded by the coding sequence ATGCGTACGACCAAAGGTGCAGCACGCACCCAAGCTAAAAAACGTCTTTTCAAACGCGCCAAAGGTTTTGTTGGCGGCCGCGGTACCCTGTTGCGTACCGTTAAAGAAACCTTGCTGCGCAGCGGTGCCTACGCGTTTCGCGATCGTCGCGTCAAGAAACGCAACTTCCGTCGCTTGTGGATCACCCGTATCAGCGCCGCTTGTCAACAACGCGAGATGCGATACAGCCAGTTCATGTACGGCCTGAAGAAAGCCGACATCCAACTCGATCGTAAGCAATTGTCGGAACTGGCGATTCACGATCCTCAGGCCTTCGACGTGATCGTTGAACAGGCCAAAGCCGCGATCGCCTGA